In bacterium, the genomic window CATTCAAATGATTTGATGGGCTACTTGACCCCTTGCGGGTGACGATCCGCCCGCCTCGGCGGAGTGGCTCGGAGAGCCACGGTAATGTCCCACGAATGGCCTCAAGCTGATTTCAATCTGGTGGTGGATGCCGGAGGATTCAGCCGCGGCACCGACGATCACAGTGCTGTACAAAATGAATATCTGCTCAAGGCGATGACGTGGCTGAACTATGACGCCATCAATCTGGGCTACAAAGAGTTTCAGCTCAAACCCAGTTTTATACGGAAGATGGAGCAGAGTCTGCATCCGCCTTTTGTCTCTGCCAATGTTCGGCTGACAGGATCAGATAAACCGTTTGTCCGGCCCTATCTGCTGAAAGAACTCGAGGCACAACGGAGCGACCGCAGTCCGGCTTTTAAAAAGCTCAAAGTGGCCGTCTTTGGGCTGGCGGACAATAAAATGGCGCCGCTTTTCATCACCCGCCCCGGCGAACCGCAGATGACCTACATAGAACCGCTTGAGGCTGCAGCTGAACTCGTGCCGCTTTTGCGAAAAAAAGCGGATGTGGTGGTGATGCTCTATTACGGCAGAAACTCAGAGATGAACCAGGTGCTGAACACTGTCCAAGGCATTGATGTGGCTGTGCTGGGTGGGGAATATTATCTGATTAACAGCAGCAGCGAGCAGAAAAGGAACAAGCTGGCTGTCAGTACCCCGTTGCAGGGAAAATATGTCGGTATCTTGACGCTGCATTTAAATAAAAACAAAGAGATCACCGGATCTACAACCCAGCAGATTCCACTCAACGAAGAGATCGCCGAGGAGGCAAAATTCCTGGAATTGCTCAACGAATTCGAACATGCCGGCCGTCCAGGTGGATCGTCTCAGCACTGACAAAATCCATTTGCATTAAAGAGCGCTTTTTTGTAGCTTGTACGCCGTGGAGCCATGCACGGCGTTTGTTATTTAACAGGACGGAGTCGAGTGTGAAAGATCAACCGGTTCATCTCGCCTTGGTAGCCATCGGTGGGTATGGTTTAATCTATCTGAATGGATTGCTGGATAAGACGGATCCCAGCCGCTTTGTCCTAGACGGCGTGGTGGACCCATGGCCGGAAAACTGTCCACGCTTGGCGGAGCTGCAGTCCCGCTCTATTCCGGTTTATCCCTCGTTGGAAGAGTTTTACCGTCATCATCAAACCGATCTGGTGTTGGTCTCTTCCCCTATTCAGAACCATGCCCCAGACACCGTGACCTGCCTGGCGCATGGCAGCCATGTGCTTTGCGAAAAACCTCTGGGAGCGACGGTCCAGGACGCCCAGACCATTATCGATGCCATGCACCAACATGGCAGGCTGGTTGCCGTCGGATACCAATGGTCCTACAATCAGGCTGTTCTGCAGCTCAAGCGAGACTTTCATGCCGGCCTGTTTGGCGCAGCGAAAAAATTGAAAACCATCGTGCTCTGGCCCCGCGACGAAAAGTACTTTAACCGTAACAACTGGGCGGGCAAGATCAAGGATCAGATCGGCCGCTGGGTGTTGGACAGTCCAGCCAACAACGCCGCTGCGCATTATCTGCACAACATGTTCTTTGTGCTGGGCGAAACCATGAAGAGCAGCGCCCGGCCGATCAGCGTTCAGGCAGAACTCTATCGCGCCAATCGCATCGAGAATCACGACACCATCGCCCTGCGCTGCCTGACTGAAGGCCATGTGGAGGTTCTGTTTTATGCCACTCATGCGGTGAAAGAAAACTATGGCCCGGTTTTCAGCTATGAATTTGAAAAAGCGCGCGTCACTTATGCGCTGGAGGATCCGGTCATTCGCGCCCGTTTTCAGGACGGCTCGGTGAAAGAGTACGGCGATCCGGATGCCGTTTACCTGCAGAAACTGTATGATGCGTTGGATATGGCCGCAATCGGGCTCGAGCCGGCCTGCGGTCCCGAGGCCGCACGTTCGCAGACCTACTGCATCAATGGAGCGCAGGAGTCCATGCCTGAGATCGGCGAGTTTCCTAAGATGCTGGTGACG contains:
- a CDS encoding Gfo/Idh/MocA family oxidoreductase, which codes for MKDQPVHLALVAIGGYGLIYLNGLLDKTDPSRFVLDGVVDPWPENCPRLAELQSRSIPVYPSLEEFYRHHQTDLVLVSSPIQNHAPDTVTCLAHGSHVLCEKPLGATVQDAQTIIDAMHQHGRLVAVGYQWSYNQAVLQLKRDFHAGLFGAAKKLKTIVLWPRDEKYFNRNNWAGKIKDQIGRWVLDSPANNAAAHYLHNMFFVLGETMKSSARPISVQAELYRANRIENHDTIALRCLTEGHVEVLFYATHAVKENYGPVFSYEFEKARVTYALEDPVIRARFQDGSVKEYGDPDAVYLQKLYDALDMAAIGLEPACGPEAARSQTYCINGAQESMPEIGEFPKMLVTVSGEEGSRLTWVQGLDRILQNCYEKALLPSERCIPWSKKGLEIDLRNYTHFPQRSREGQSAAD